A single region of the Leptodactylus fuscus isolate aLepFus1 chromosome 5, aLepFus1.hap2, whole genome shotgun sequence genome encodes:
- the FGFR1OP2 gene encoding FGFR1 oncogene partner 2, with product MSCTIEKVLSDAKLLVERLREHDSAAESLIEQTTVLNKRVEAMKQYQDEIQELNEVARHRPRSTLVLGIQQENRQIRELQQENKELRTSLEEHQSALELIMSKYREQMFRLLMASKKDDPGIIIKLKDQHSKELQNHVDKISEMTAVMKRAIEIDEQFGNREYDRILKLEQENRGLREILQITRESFLNLRKEDSSENSPLSILVHSNDHNLRKS from the exons ATGAGTTGCACCATTGAGAAGGTTTTGTCCGATGCGAAATTACTGGTGGAGAGATTACGGGAACATGACAGCGCCGCCGAGTCTCTCATCGAGCAGACCACCGTGCTCAACAAGCGGGTGGAAGCCATGAAGCAG TATCAGGACGAGATCCAGGAGCTGAACGAGGTAGCGAGACATCGCCCGCGCTCGACACTGGTGCTGGGTATCCAGCAGGAGAACAGGCAGATCCGAGAGCTGCAGCAGGAGAATAAAG AGCTGCGCACTTCCTTGGAAGAACATCAGTCTGCACTGGAGCTGATTATGAGCAAGTACAGAGAGCAGATGTTCCGCCTCCTCATGGCAAGCAAAAAAGATGACCCAGGGATCATCATCAAACTGAAGGATCAGCATTCCAAG GAGTTGCAGAATCATGTGGATAAGATCTCGGAGATGACGGCTGTGATGAAACGCGCCATAGAGATCGATGAACAGTTTGGTAATCGGGAGTACGACCGGATCCTGAAGCTGGAG CAAGAGAATCGGGGATTACGGGAAATCTTGCAGATCACTCGGGAATCCTTCCTCAACCTCAGGAAAGAAGATTCCTCAGAGAATTCGCCTCTCTCCATCTTAGTCCACAGCAACGACCACAACCTACGCAAAAGCTGA